Proteins encoded together in one Thermococcus gammatolerans EJ3 window:
- a CDS encoding tetratricopeptide repeat protein has translation MEPISLLKVLSSETNLQILSLLRSGSFHPRELARLLHRSESDVSRRLKKLEKLGLVEGRWVRLGDRNVRVYSLKVDEVKIDFLPEKVQVDIGEKEDYTVPITAGEVPEVKFFVGRGEEIEILRSSKGKLVVVYGIAGIGKTSLLAKAFPEAFWYTLDGSESMEYLAWQLGLYLNSLGYTALLEYLRSGGKGEREIFELILDGLEETESVVIIDDLHKCQDDAVKRLLTYLAGKLRNGTVAVASRIKPMLGIEGVVYINLGGLKPREAYELAKNVRGEVSVEEFARIYRITRGHPLAIILLLESPELSEEVVRENFFEFLFMEIYQSLSADERRMLSILSLFEGPLEYDAIKTLYGKKNAFPVLHSLLRKGLVERRGRNYFVHDMLRGFLKEAESVNSKEYYLTYADYLLEKNNPHDFLKAFEYTLKAGAYYKIKDLVLLRLKKFKHVVGDFPKTYRRILIQVSDNPYAKAELGIIYFTTGFFQKARDILMEVEYEVEGIFRAEVVGILADVLISMEEFEKAEEYLEKLQRLAEELDDPDVWLWYYMEKTKYEYYQERPEKALESAFKELEISRRQANLPENEALVLLHIGDIYLEMEMPEKAVRYYKESLEVSRVYGMLSLEHLAYMELSKCHYILGNYEKAISYGTRAVEYFTRIRNYRRTVDTLAYRCVSWIALDDAERAEKDAREMIKIAHGTGYPLGWAGYIFLGTSKILRGQDGSEYLKKGREHLKEYPWLYDAVMEELGKVFDTSLLEETTTAPQAN, from the coding sequence GTGGAGCCAATCTCCCTGCTTAAAGTTCTCTCCAGCGAGACAAACCTCCAGATACTGTCCCTGCTCAGGTCGGGCTCTTTTCACCCGAGGGAGCTCGCAAGACTCCTTCATAGGAGCGAGAGCGACGTTTCTAGGAGGCTTAAGAAGCTCGAAAAGCTCGGCCTCGTTGAAGGGAGATGGGTTCGGCTGGGCGATAGAAACGTGAGGGTGTACTCCCTCAAAGTGGATGAAGTGAAGATAGACTTCCTCCCCGAAAAGGTGCAGGTTGATATCGGGGAGAAGGAGGACTATACAGTCCCCATAACCGCGGGAGAGGTTCCAGAAGTTAAGTTCTTCGTTGGAAGGGGTGAGGAGATAGAGATCCTCAGGAGCTCGAAGGGAAAGCTGGTTGTTGTGTATGGGATAGCAGGAATAGGAAAGACCAGCCTGCTGGCGAAGGCCTTTCCTGAGGCGTTCTGGTACACCTTAGACGGGTCGGAGAGCATGGAATACCTCGCGTGGCAGCTGGGGCTTTACCTCAACTCCCTCGGGTACACGGCACTTCTCGAATACCTCCGAAGTGGCGGAAAGGGAGAGAGGGAAATCTTCGAGCTTATCTTGGACGGGTTGGAGGAAACAGAAAGCGTCGTCATAATAGACGACCTCCACAAGTGCCAAGACGATGCCGTGAAGAGGCTTCTGACGTACCTTGCAGGGAAGCTTAGGAACGGCACCGTGGCCGTTGCATCGAGGATCAAACCGATGCTGGGCATAGAAGGTGTGGTCTACATAAACCTCGGCGGTCTGAAGCCCAGGGAAGCGTACGAACTAGCCAAGAACGTCCGGGGCGAGGTCTCGGTCGAGGAGTTCGCGAGGATATACAGGATAACCCGGGGCCACCCACTGGCCATCATACTCCTCCTTGAGAGCCCCGAACTGAGCGAGGAGGTAGTTAGGGAGAACTTCTTCGAGTTCCTGTTCATGGAGATATACCAGTCCCTCAGCGCGGACGAAAGGCGAATGCTGTCGATTCTCAGCCTGTTTGAGGGGCCGCTTGAATACGATGCCATAAAGACCCTTTACGGCAAAAAGAACGCTTTCCCCGTTCTCCATTCCCTCCTCAGGAAGGGTCTGGTGGAGAGGAGGGGAAGAAACTACTTCGTCCACGATATGCTGAGGGGCTTTTTAAAGGAGGCCGAATCGGTGAACTCCAAGGAATATTACCTGACCTATGCAGACTACCTCCTCGAAAAAAATAACCCGCACGACTTCCTTAAGGCCTTCGAGTACACACTCAAAGCCGGTGCCTATTACAAAATCAAAGACCTAGTGCTGTTGAGGCTGAAGAAGTTCAAGCACGTGGTAGGGGACTTCCCAAAAACGTACCGGAGGATACTCATTCAAGTAAGCGACAACCCCTATGCCAAGGCCGAGCTGGGAATAATATACTTCACCACAGGCTTTTTCCAGAAGGCTCGGGATATTTTAATGGAGGTCGAGTACGAGGTCGAGGGTATATTTAGGGCGGAGGTCGTGGGCATCCTCGCCGACGTACTGATCTCGATGGAGGAATTTGAAAAAGCCGAAGAGTATCTTGAAAAGCTGCAGAGGCTCGCGGAAGAACTGGACGATCCGGACGTTTGGCTGTGGTACTACATGGAGAAAACAAAGTACGAGTACTACCAGGAACGGCCCGAAAAGGCCCTGGAGAGCGCGTTTAAGGAGCTTGAGATCTCACGGAGGCAAGCCAATCTGCCTGAGAATGAGGCGCTCGTGCTTCTCCACATAGGTGATATATACCTCGAAATGGAGATGCCCGAAAAAGCTGTGAGGTACTACAAGGAAAGTCTCGAGGTATCAAGGGTCTATGGGATGCTCTCCCTCGAACACCTAGCCTATATGGAGTTATCAAAGTGCCACTATATACTCGGGAACTATGAGAAGGCCATTTCCTACGGCACTAGGGCAGTAGAGTACTTCACGAGGATCAGAAACTACAGAAGGACTGTGGATACCCTAGCCTACCGTTGCGTCTCGTGGATAGCTCTGGACGATGCTGAAAGAGCAGAAAAAGACGCGAGGGAAATGATAAAGATAGCTCACGGTACAGGATATCCTCTAGGGTGGGCTGGCTACATCTTCCTCGGCACGTCTAAAATACTCAGGGGCCAAGATGGCAGCGAATACCTCAAGAAAGGTAGAGAACACCTTAAAGAATACCCCTGGCTCTACGATGCTGTTATGGAGGAACTTGGAAAGGTCTTCGACACGTCGCTCCTCGAAGAAACCACTACAGCACCGCAAGCCAATTAA